The Paenibacillus swuensis genome contains the following window.
AAACCGCATAGATTGAATTTCCATATAATTGGAGACATGCCCCAATTCCTGATGCAACGGAAGAATCTGTTTCTCGGTTCGGGTCGTATACCGGTAGTAGGAGGACAAATGTCGTCCCATAGCAATCACAGCTTTGTTGTCATTTAATTTGGACATGTTGATCATGTAGGAAAGGCAGTTATACAGAAAATGTGGATTGATCTGGGACTGCAGCTGTTTAAGGGTAACTTCGTTTAATCTGATTTTTTCCAGATATACGGTTTCAATCAAGTGTTGAATTTGGATCGCCATCTCATTAAAGCGATGAAACAAGAACGTGAATTCTCTGCTGCTTTCCCCCTGAATTCGTGTGCTCAGATCACCTCGCCTCATACTGGAAAGACCTCCTATTAAACGCTTTAAAGGGATTTGGATGTTCCGATACAGAACATAAGCCAAGGATGCGCTCATTCCGAATAGAAGAGTTAACCCGGCATAGAACAGGGAACTGCTCTGTTTCACCGGCGCAAGGATGTCTTCCAGCGGCACATAATTTACGACATAAAAATCCGAAATTCCGGATTTGCTATAATGAAAGGAATAGCGTGTGGCATGCATTTCTCTCACCATTTGTCCGGTGTCCTGCAGTTGAACTGAACGGAGCAGATTTCTTAGTTCCATCGTTGTCTCGGTGTAATCAGAATTGGGGAAATTCCCTAGCAATTTCTCGTCCGATGGCCTGTACAGCAAGGTTTCTCCGTCACCGGTTGTATCGAACGCGCTCAACATATCAAGGATGTTATCCAAATATAATTCCGTCTCAACAATGATTGTGCGGTTAGCACTTTTCATATAGAGGAAGAAACTCTCGCGCTTGGAATCATAGACCCACCGGCCGGTAGGTCTGTCGTTGATGGATAACTGCTCATAAGGGATAGGCGTTTCCGAAGCTAAGGCCAACTGATTCCCAGAGGAGAA
Protein-coding sequences here:
- a CDS encoding sensor histidine kinase, with the protein product MNIFTKVLSLLLLFLIPVVLLYTFTYNSSINVIQQQIVENQNGKLKFMVNQVSSQLQQLMDINILLSRDADAKEFAELNSDQYSTYDWVNIVRRLQNKLSYQSTLSSWKNDVRIFSSGNQLALASETPIPYEQLSINDRPTGRWVYDSKRESFFLYMKSANRTIIVETELYLDNILDMLSAFDTTGDGETLLYRPSDEKLLGNFPNSDYTETTMELRNLLRSVQLQDTGQMVREMHATRYSFHYSKSGISDFYVVNYVPLEDILAPVKQSSSLFYAGLTLLFGMSASLAYVLYRNIQIPLKRLIGGLSSMRRGDLSTRIQGESSREFTFLFHRFNEMAIQIQHLIETVYLEKIRLNEVTLKQLQSQINPHFLYNCLSYMINMSKLNDNKAVIAMGRHLSSYYRYTTRTEKQILPLHQELGHVSNYMEIQSMRFPYLRYECHVPQTMLEQNVPLLLIQPIVENCLQHGFPFPTEDACIVITGEEKGRDYLLRIEDNGVGLNEEQLQSLMELLQLPLSETTGCGLWNVHHRAVHHFGTDAGLSVQPSPLGGLSVLLHWRDQSMTTKEQSHDTIVNR